The window TGCCGCAGCGGCGACGGCAGCCCGCAGCCTGTCCGTGGAACTGCTGTGCCGAGGCAACGCGGCAGCCGTGCGGCGGGCGGCGGCGAGTGGGTCGGGGGCCGCGTCGAAGCGGATACCCGGGCGCAGCTCACCGGTCCAGATCCACTCGGCGACCTCCTCGAAGCCGTAGTGGCGGGCGAGTTCCGTCGCGTCGACGCCGCGGAAGAAGTAGCGGTCGGGCTCGATGAGGGTGAGGCCGGTACGGAAGACCAGGTCCCCGGGGGCTGTTGCGTCGGCGGGATCTCTCCGCCCCGTCCGGCGGGCCAGTGCCTCCACCTGTTCGGCGTCGAGCGTGCTGCCGCGTCCGCCGGGAGTGCGCCTGCTGGTGAGCTGCCCCCGGCTCACGTAGGCGTAGACCGTCTCGGGCTTCACCCCCAGCAGGTCCGCCGCCTCCCGGGTGGTGAGCCTGCGGCTCGGGCCCGACGCTCCGGTGTCCGGACCATCGGCCGGGCTCCCGGTTTCTGAGCCGTCGGTCGACAACGCAACCTCCCGGTCCCGGTCGGTCTCCTGGTCCCGGTCGGTCTTCGGGTCGCTGTCGGCCCTCCGGTCCCGGTAGGCCCTCCGGTTCCCGCCGGCCTCCCGACCGTCCGGCGCGGCTCTCTGGACTGGCTCATGCGTCATGTCCTCACCGTACCCATATCCATGCCTCGTCCACATCGCGTCGGACGTAGTCACACACATGCATTGATTCAATCAATATTGACGACCGTCCATCAAGGTTGGACAGTGGAATCAACGTCCGGCTCCCCAGAGGAATGAGTTCTGCCATGCCTGCCACCCGCACGGAAACAACCCCGCTCGACGTGCCCCGGGGGCTCGCCGGTGTGATCGTCACCGACACCGCGCTGGGCGACGTACGAGGGCGCGAGGGCTTCTACCACTACCGTCACTACTCGGCGATCGAGCTTGCGCGGACCCGCAGCTTCGAGGACGTCTGGTACCTGATGTTCCACGGCGAGCTCCCCGGCCCGGCCGCCCGCGAGGAGTTCGCCGCACGCGCGGCGGGCCTGCGCCGCCTGCCCGCAGAGGTACGGGAGGCGCTGCCGTCCATCGCCCGTGCCGGAGCGGTCTCCGGCCCGCTCGCCGGGCTTCGTACCGCGCTGTCGCTCCTCGGCGCCACCGCCGGTTTCCGTCCGGTGTACGACATCGACGCGGACCGTCGACTGGACGACGCGCTCGCCGTGTGTGCCGTGGTCCCCACCGTGCTGACCGCTCTGTACCGTCTCGGCCTCGGCCTCGAACCCGTCGACCCCCGGGACGACCTCCCCTTCTCGGCGAACTACCTGTACATGCTCACCGGTGAGGAGCCGGACGCCGCTCGGGCCTCGGCGATCGAGCGCTATCTCATCTCCACGGTCGACCACGGTTTCAACGCCTCCACGTTCACCGCGAGGGTGATCGCCTCCACGGGCGCCGACGTCGCCGCCTGTCTCGTCGGAGCGGTGGGCGCGCTCTCCGGGCCGCTGCACGGCGGCGCGCCCAGCCGGGCACTGGACACTCTGGACGCCATCGGCAGCCCCGACCGCATCGACGGGTGGATCAGGGAACGGGTTCTCGCGGGGGAGCGGATCATGGGCTTCGGGCACCCCGTCTACCGCACCGAGGACCCGCGTTCACGCATGCTGCGCTCGATCGCCCAGGAGTTCGGAGGTCCGCTGGCCGACTTCGCCGTCGAGGTCGAGCAGCGGGTCGAGGCGATTCTCGCCGAGCTCAAGCCCGGGCGGGAGCTGCACACCAACGTGGAGTTCTACGCCGGTGTCGTCATGGAGCTCTGCGGGCTTCCCCGCGCGATGTTCACCCCCACCTTCTGTGCCGCGCGCATGGTCGGCTGGAGCGCCAATATCCTGGAGCAGGCGCAGGACCCGAAGATCATCCGACCGGCGGCCCGCTACGTCGGAACCCCGCCGCCGCGCCCCGTGCCCGCGATCCGGCCGACCCAGGAAGGCACCAGTTGACCCCGCCCCACGCCTCGCAGATCCCGGTCCTCGTCCTGGCGGGATTTCTCGGTTCCGGCAAGACGACGCTGCTCAACCATCTGCTCCGCAACAGGTCGGGCAACCGGATCGGCGTGATCGTCAACGACTTCGGTTCGATCGAGATCGACGCCATGACCGTCGCCGGCCAGGTGGGGTCGACGGTCTCCCTGGGCAACGGATGCCTGTGCTGCGCCGTCGACGCGAGCGAGCTCGACACCTACCTGGAGACGCTCACCCGGCCGAGTGCCCGGCTCGACGTGATCGTCATCGAGGCGAGCGGCCTCGCCGAGCCCCAGGAACTCGTGCGGATGCTGCTGGCGAGCGACAACCCCCGCATCAGGTACGGGGGACTGGTCGAGGTCGTCGACGCCGCCGAATTCCGGGCGACCAGGGAGCGCCACCCCGAGATCGACCGCCATCTCGCCGTCGCCGATCTGATCGTGCTGAACAAGACGGACCGGGTGACGGAAGCGGACCTGAGCGAGGTACGGGGTGCCGTCGGCGAGGCCGGCGGCGCGGCGGCGGTGATCAGCGCCGCATACGGGAGAATCGACCCCGAACTCCTCTTCGACCCCGCCCTCGCGCCGGACGGGGACGACCTCGCGCGGCAGCTGAGCTTCGAGGATCTGCTTCCCGAGACGGACCGTACGCACGAGGCCCATCTGCACGCGGCGTACGAGAGCGTCTCCTTCACCACCGACATGCCGCTCAGCCCGCGCAGGTTCATGGAGTTCCTCGACTCCCGGCCCGCCGGGCTCTACCGCATCAAGGGCTTCGCCGACTTCGGCGCCGGCGACCGGGACAACCGGTACGCCCTGCATGCGGTGGGCCGGTTCCTGCGCTTCGTCCCGCAGGGGTGGGCCCGGCAGGAGCCCCGGCGGACCCAACTGGTGCTGATCGGTTCCGGCATCGACGCCGAGGCGCTCCGCAAGCAGCTCGAAGAGTGCCGCGCGGAGCAGCGGGACATCCCCGACGGGCAGGGACAGGACATCCCCGACGGGCAGGGACGGGACATCCCCGACGGGCAGGGACGGGACATCCCCGACGGGCAGGGACGGGACATCCCCGACGGGCAGGGAAGGAACGCCGGGACGGCGACCCGCGAGCAGCTGGACGCCGATGCCGAGGCCGACGGCGCGTGGCAGGAGATCGACCCCACCGGCCGGCGGCAGAGCGCCGGGACCGGCGCCGACGAACTCGAACGCAGCATGTGGGGCGTCCTGCGATACGTGGGGCAGCCGGACGACGGGGCTCGATGACGCGGCGGCCCCGCCGTCCTGCCGGGTCCTACAGCGGTCCGGCGATCACCGCGACGGGGCTGGTGGACGGTGTTCCGGAACCGTCACGGCGCGGGTCCGGGGCGGGCAGCTCGGCCGGTGTGCCGTTCTTCTGCGCCGCCCGTGCCGGTGTCCCCCCGGCCCAGGCGAAGACCAGGACGTCCTCCCCCTTCAGGAAGCGCTGGCAGCGCACCCCGCCGGTGGCCCTGCCCTTGCGCGGATACTGGTCGAACGGGGTGAGCTTCCAGGTCAGCTCCGAGTCGTCCAGCGTGCCGTGCGAACCGGCGACCGTGAACACCACGGCGTCCGCGGCGGGATCGACGGCGGCGAACGACAGGACCGAGGAGCCCGCGGCGAGCTTGATGCCGGCCATGCCACCCGCCGCCCGGCCCTGCGGCCGGAC is drawn from Streptomyces sp. NBC_00178 and contains these coding sequences:
- a CDS encoding citrate/2-methylcitrate synthase, translated to MPATRTETTPLDVPRGLAGVIVTDTALGDVRGREGFYHYRHYSAIELARTRSFEDVWYLMFHGELPGPAAREEFAARAAGLRRLPAEVREALPSIARAGAVSGPLAGLRTALSLLGATAGFRPVYDIDADRRLDDALAVCAVVPTVLTALYRLGLGLEPVDPRDDLPFSANYLYMLTGEEPDAARASAIERYLISTVDHGFNASTFTARVIASTGADVAACLVGAVGALSGPLHGGAPSRALDTLDAIGSPDRIDGWIRERVLAGERIMGFGHPVYRTEDPRSRMLRSIAQEFGGPLADFAVEVEQRVEAILAELKPGRELHTNVEFYAGVVMELCGLPRAMFTPTFCAARMVGWSANILEQAQDPKIIRPAARYVGTPPPRPVPAIRPTQEGTS
- a CDS encoding CobW family GTP-binding protein encodes the protein MTPPHASQIPVLVLAGFLGSGKTTLLNHLLRNRSGNRIGVIVNDFGSIEIDAMTVAGQVGSTVSLGNGCLCCAVDASELDTYLETLTRPSARLDVIVIEASGLAEPQELVRMLLASDNPRIRYGGLVEVVDAAEFRATRERHPEIDRHLAVADLIVLNKTDRVTEADLSEVRGAVGEAGGAAAVISAAYGRIDPELLFDPALAPDGDDLARQLSFEDLLPETDRTHEAHLHAAYESVSFTTDMPLSPRRFMEFLDSRPAGLYRIKGFADFGAGDRDNRYALHAVGRFLRFVPQGWARQEPRRTQLVLIGSGIDAEALRKQLEECRAEQRDIPDGQGQDIPDGQGRDIPDGQGRDIPDGQGRDIPDGQGRNAGTATREQLDADAEADGAWQEIDPTGRRQSAGTGADELERSMWGVLRYVGQPDDGAR